The Acidobacteriota bacterium nucleotide sequence CCCCGACAGGTTGACGAGAAACGTCTCGTCGCTCTCGCTCACGGTGTCGCCGTTGACGGCGACGGACACCGTCTTGCTCCCGTCGCCGGCGCTGTAGGTCAGGGTCCCGGAGCCGCTGGCGTAGTCGCCGGGCTGGCCGGCCGTCCCGTTGGCCGTGGCCCAGTTCACGGTGACGGTCTGCCCGGTGCCCGGCGCGGGGCTGCAGCTCACCGTGAACACGGCGCTGGTCGTGCCCGAGTTCCCCTCCTTGACGGACACGTCGCTGAGGGAAAGCTCGGGGCGGTACACCGTCACCCGGACCTGGAACGTCCCGCTGTTGGGCGTGCTGGCGCAATCGTTGACGCCCAGGTACAGGGTCTTGTTCGCCGTCACGTTGAAGCTCGCCCCGCCGGAACCGATGAACGTCCTCGCCGAGTTCAGCATCATGTAGAGCCCGGCATGGCCGTTGCCGGGGAGGGGGTCCGCGCAGTAGTCGTCGCAGTCGTAGCAGATGGCCTGGTTCATGGGGTCGTCGTAGATGGCCCGGGGCAGCCCGTCGGGGTCGACGATGTAGTCTGTCGGGTTGCACGGCTTGCACTGGGGATCCGTGGAGTTGTTGAAGCAGACGTAACCCGAGATGCTGTCCACGACCACGCGGTCGCCGGCCACCAGGCTGCAGACGAGGCGCTCGTTGCCCGCGATGTCCGTCCCCTGCACGGTGACGTTGTGGATCGTCGTGCCGGCCAGGCACAAGCCCGGGCCCGGCAGGAGGAGCACGCACAGGAGAACCAAACCGCGACGGGAAACGCCCGGGATCGTCTCGCGGGAAAGGCCGTCTTTTCCCGGCGCCCTTCGCCTGAAGACGTTTCTTCTCATCTTCCACCTCCTGTACCCGCGGTTGGGCCGCGGCCGGTTCCTCGCCGGGGGCGTCGGGGAAAAGGCATCATGGCGATTCCTCTCCCGGGGCCCCGTATCCGTTTTCGGCCAGTATACCAGAACCGGTTTTATTTCTGCAATTCATGCGGGAAGGGCCTGGCGAAAAAGGACCAAGGGACCTAAAGGACCAAAGGGACCCAAAGGACGGAGAGGGCGGAAGGGGTGGGGTCAAAGAGCCCCTCTCGACGATGCTGTCCTTTAGGTCGTTTATGTCCTTTTGGTCCTTTGTCCTTTTCAGGCGGGCGCCCCGAACTTGCCGGGGTTGAAGCGGAAGGCGCCCGGGTGCACGGCGCGCTGCACGGCCAGGACGCCGTCGAGGTGGTCGCACTCGTGCTGGAGCAGTTCCGCCAGGTCGCCCTCGAGTTCCCGGCGGTGCTGCACCCATGCCAGGTCGAGGTAGTCGATCACGCAGCGCCGGTATCGCCTCACGCGCACTTCCAGGCCGGGGAAGCTCATGCAGTCATCCCAAAGTTCATAGGTTTCGGGATCGGGAAAGCTGAGGATCGGGTTGACCAGGGCCTCCGGCTCCCCCACGTCCAGGCAAACCAGGCGGACGAGCTCGCCGATCTGCGGCGCCGCCACCGCGCGCCCGAAGCCGTGCCGCCGGCGGAACGCGAGGAGCGTGTCGTGCAGGTCCCCCATCACCCGCCGGGCCAGGTCTTTCTCCCCGTCCCCGATCACCCGGCAGGCCTGGTAAAGCCGATCGTCGCCCAGCAGCAGGATCTTCTGTTCAGGCATCGTTACACCTCGCGATCTTGATCGGCCACCTCAGAATATCGGGCAGTTGTCGCCCCGGTCGCCCGTCCACAGGATCCTCCCCCAGCGATCGACATACTTCCAACAGCCATTCTTCTTGAAAAGACCCACCTCGCCGTCGAAGAATTCCACGGTAGAGTATCGGGGCGGGATCACCCAGCGCCCCTTGGTGTCGATCAGTCCCCATCGACCCCCGATGCCTTCTTCGACGCTGATAGCATCGCAAACGGAGGGTTCAATCCCACCAATGTTGACCAGAGCGTATCCTTCCTGGAAACTCTGATGGCCGTGGAACCGCGGGGAGATCAACCACTTCCCTCGAGGGTCCACAACTCCCCAACGACCACTCTGCTTCACCCAGGCCCTGCCGCCGGAAAAATCTTCCACCTCACTGAATCGAAAGGGGATCCGGAGTTCACCGGAAGGGTCGACACATCCCCATCCCTTTCCGTCCCAAACCCAGGACAGGCCTTCGTGAAAAAGTCTTGACGCCTTGAATGAGGGGGGGATGACAACCTTTCCTTTGCGATCGACGGTGCCCCATCGACCTTCAGTAAGAACCCACGCGAAGCCCTCGGAGAAGAGTTCGGCTTCCTGGTATTGCGGGAGAATCGCCCATTGCCCAGTCTGGTTCAGATAACCCCAAAGACCATTTGAACGGACAGCGGCGAGTTCCTGAAAATATGGTTTTGCAAGGTCGATGTCGGGGGTGTTCAGGACGATCCCTGAAATATGCACAAATCTCGGTATTCCCTGCCTGTCTTTCAGCAGGCAATAGTCGCCATGCATGAAAAAGTCGACGTTATACACCTGGTACTGCATAGGTATGATGGCCTCGCCACTTTTGTCTATAAAACCGCCACCTTGGGCTGTGCCCACCCAGGCTCGATTCTTATAGAAAGAGCAGGCGCTCTGAAAACGGGGAGAAATTGGCAGATTCCCAGCTTTGTCCATGAATCCTATCAGACGATCGGGTCCTTCAAGGTCGCGAACAATTGACATCCCGTTCAGAAAGCCCATGATCTGATAAGGTTGGGGAGAGATCACCATCCGTCCCGTCCGGTCGATGGCGCCCCAGAGCTTGCCGACCTTCACCGGGGCCAGCCCTTCGGAAAAGGCGGAGGCCGCGTCGTACGCCAGGGGAATGACCACCCGGCCGGTCCGGTCGATGAAGCCGCACTTCCCTTGGTTCCGAACCAGATACAGCTTTTCTTCCGGTGCGGCGCCCGTATCCCCCGCCGCGGGGAGCAGACCGGTGATGGCGTTCAGGAAGAAGAGGAAGACCAGGGCGAGTGTTTTCATCCTCGACACCTTCATTCCCCTGGGGGGGCGAGGCGAAGTCGGAGGAGCGTCCGGGCCAGCCGGTAGATATCGCTCCGGTCGCCTTCTTTCCTCCGCCCGACGGCCACCCCCGTCACGGTGGCGCCCTCGATCCGGTAGAGGATGCGGTATCGCTGACCCGCCGCCCGGACGCTGCGCAGCCCACGCAGTTCGCCGTGAAGCTCCTTGCCCTGCTGCCCGGGGTTTTCCGCCAGGCGGTCGATGCGCTTGACGAGAAGCCCGCGGACCCGGCGGTCCTCGATCCGGCGGAGTTGGTCCAGGGCGGTCGGGGTGATCTCGACCGTGTATCTCACTTTTCCAACTCTCCGCGGGCGGCTTCCCAGGAAACGGCCTTTCCTTCCCGGACCTCCTTCAAGCTATTTTGAAGGGCTTGCATGGCCGGTTCGTCTCCGAGGATCTCGAGGGTCTCGGTGAGGGATTCGAAAAAGTCCCAGGAGAGAATGGCCAGCACCGGCCTGCCCCGTCGGGTCACGGCCACAGCGGTTTCCGCTCCTTCCTCCGAAAGAGATTCCGGGAGGGAGGTCAACTTGTTCCGGGCTTCCACCATCGGCATCGTCAGCGTCAAGATCCACCTCCAAACGTACATCTCACTGTACAGTATACCGCGCTTCGGTGCGCGTGACACCGAAAAAGTAACAGCCGGTATCGTAACCGGCACTTCTTTCAGGCTACCGTACACCCTTTCAGGAAATGACTGATTTTCGTGTATTCCGTGTATTTCGTGGTCTATTTCGTGGTCTATTTCGTGGTCAGTTCTCTTCGGTCCCCGCTTCTCAGAAGTCGATCTCGAACTTGCCCCGGAAGGTGCGGCCGATGCTGTTGTAGAAGGTCCCGTAGGTCGGGCTGTCGAGGTTGTTCTGGACGTCCCGCGGGTTCCAGTGGTTGGTGATGTTGAAGATCTTCACGCCGATGCGGCAGTTCCACTTCTGTTTCAGGAACTTGATCTTCACCTTCTTCACGATCTGCACGTCCAGGGAGAGGAAGCGGGGGAAGCGGCCCGCCTCGTTGCGGGGGCCCACGAAGTCCTGGTCCTCGTTCACGTTGGAGTACGGGAAGCCCTTGCGAAGGTCCAGGACCGGGTAGGCGATGATCCCCCAGGGGAAAGAGATGCTCCCGCTGACGAGGAGGCGGTCCGGCGTGTCGTGGGGGAGGGGTCCGTACTCGTCGGGGCGGACCACCGGGTAGCGGTAGTTGCCCAGGAAGAGTTCGTAGCTGTTGAGGTTGCCCTTGGCCGAGGAGTGGACGTAGGAGACGGAGGCGTCGAAGCGCTCGCCCAGCTGGTACTTCACGCTGAAGAGCCACTCCCGGTAGTTCTGGTCCCCCGCGTTGGCCAGGACCAGTTGCGGCGTCGGCGAGGTGACGGGGTTCAGGACCAGGTCGTCGTGGGTCCGCCGCCACTGGTAGCCCACGCGGGCCAGCAGCCCCGGGAGGATCTCCCGGTCGATCTCGACGTTCCACTGGAAGGCGTAGGGGTTGCGGATCCGGCCGTCCCGGATCACGTTGGCGTAGGTGAGGGGAGTCCCGATGAGGGTGTGGCCGTCCGGCCCGAAGGTCGTGACGCGCATCTGCTGGTACTGGTCGAAGACGGCGGTGCTCAGCGGGATCTTGTCGTAGAAGAGCCCGCACCCGGCCCGGATCACGGTTTTCGTGCTGGAGGGGACCGGCAGGAACGAGACGCCGAAGCGGGGCGCCACGTTGACGCGGCGGGCGATGCTGTCCCAGTCGAGGCGGACGCCCAGGCTCAGCGTCACCGGGGCGCCGATCTGCCACTTGTCCTGGAGGAAGGTGGTGAGTTCCCAGGCCTTCTGCTCGAGGCCGGTGCCGCCGAGGTAGTCCAGGATCTGGGACCGCGTGCCGTTCTCCCGCAGGATCTCCACGGGGCGGCGGCGGTCGTCGCCGTCGTACTTCAGCCGGGAGACGACGTAGCCGGCCTTGAGGTCGTGGAGCCCCTTCCAGCGCCGCTGGGTGAAGGTGTAGGTCTGGGACAGCTCGTAGCGCCGGCTGTAACGGTCCTGGTTGTTGTAGTAGCCGCCCTCCCACCCCTCGGGGGTGATGACCATGGGCGCTTCCACGTTGGGGTAGATGTGGGCGTCGTACTGCTTGATGCTGAAGTTGGTCTCCAGGAGGGAGGAGCCGCCGACGATCCAGTTGTCGCTCAGGGCCAGGAAGAAGCCGCGCTGGCGGAAGTTCGGCGTGACCTCCTGGGGGTGGAAGGTGTCCAGGTTGACCCACTTGAGGTTCTGGGGGTAGACCGAGAAGATGGAGGAGAGCCGGTGGGTGGCGGTGGGGGCCCAGTCCATCCGGGTGAAGGAGTCGAAGGTCTCCAGCTGGGTCTCGTTGTGGAGCTCGGGGAGGGACGGCACCTCCGTCAGGATGAAGCGGTACTCGAAGTGCTGGGAGATCCAGAGGCGGTCCTTGACGATGGGGCCGGACACGGCCAGCCGGGGCGTGAAGGACTCGAAACCGCGGATCGTGCCGTCGCGGACCCGCAGACGGGGGAAGAAGTTGGTGAAGAGGAACTTCTTCTTGTTGGACCCCTGGTGGGTCTCGATGGTGGTGACGGCGCCGGTGAACTTGCCGAACTCGGCGGCGTAGGGGTTCGAGTAGACCTGGACCCGCTCGATGGCCTCCAGGGGCAGTTCCATGGCGTACTGGCCGGTGACGGGGTCGGTGACGTTGACGGACTGGACCAGGAGGCCGCTCTGGCTGGGGCGGGCGCCGTTGAGGCTCAGGAGGCCGTCGGGGCCGCGCACCACGCCCGGGACCAGCGGCAGGGCGTCCTGGAAGCGCTCGTTGACCAGGGGGGCGCTCTTGAGGAGCTGCTGCTTGAGGGTCTCCGGCAGTTCGGGCCGCTTGATGTCGTCCTTGGACGTCTCGGCGTTGACGGTTATGGCGGCGGTGATCTCCTCGAGGGGGAGGATCACGGGGAACACCGCGTCGGTCTCCCCGCCGGCCAGGGCGATCTTCCGCCGGGTGGTCCTAAAGCCCGTCATCTCAACCAGGGCCGTGTACTCGCCGGCCGCGAGGCCCGCCAGCGCCACGTGCCCCGTGGCGTCGGTGACGTCCTCCCGGAGGGTCCTGTCCTTGCCGTCGAGGATTTTCACGGTGGCGCCCGGCAGCGGCTGGACGTCGCCGTTGGGCAGGGTGTAGTCGACCCGGACCCGGGCGCCGGCCTTTTCCTGGGCGGGGACGGCCCCGGGCGGGAAGAGGGCGGCGAAAAGGCCGAGAAGGAGGGCGTATCGGGCGAAATGGCGCA carries:
- a CDS encoding peptide deformylase, which translates into the protein MPEQKILLLGDDRLYQACRVIGDGEKDLARRVMGDLHDTLLAFRRRHGFGRAVAAPQIGELVRLVCLDVGEPEALVNPILSFPDPETYELWDDCMSFPGLEVRVRRYRRCVIDYLDLAWVQHRRELEGDLAELLQHECDHLDGVLAVQRAVHPGAFRFNPGKFGAPA
- a CDS encoding WG repeat-containing protein: MKTLALVFLFFLNAITGLLPAAGDTGAAPEEKLYLVRNQGKCGFIDRTGRVVIPLAYDAASAFSEGLAPVKVGKLWGAIDRTGRMVISPQPYQIMGFLNGMSIVRDLEGPDRLIGFMDKAGNLPISPRFQSACSFYKNRAWVGTAQGGGFIDKSGEAIIPMQYQVYNVDFFMHGDYCLLKDRQGIPRFVHISGIVLNTPDIDLAKPYFQELAAVRSNGLWGYLNQTGQWAILPQYQEAELFSEGFAWVLTEGRWGTVDRKGKVVIPPSFKASRLFHEGLSWVWDGKGWGCVDPSGELRIPFRFSEVEDFSGGRAWVKQSGRWGVVDPRGKWLISPRFHGHQSFQEGYALVNIGGIEPSVCDAISVEEGIGGRWGLIDTKGRWVIPPRYSTVEFFDGEVGLFKKNGCWKYVDRWGRILWTGDRGDNCPIF
- a CDS encoding type II toxin-antitoxin system RelE/ParE family toxin, which encodes MRYTVEITPTALDQLRRIEDRRVRGLLVKRIDRLAENPGQQGKELHGELRGLRSVRAAGQRYRILYRIEGATVTGVAVGRRKEGDRSDIYRLARTLLRLRLAPPGE
- a CDS encoding type II toxin-antitoxin system Phd/YefM family antitoxin produces the protein MYGSLKEVPVTIPAVTFSVSRAPKRGILYSEMYVWRWILTLTMPMVEARNKLTSLPESLSEEGAETAVAVTRRGRPVLAILSWDFFESLTETLEILGDEPAMQALQNSLKEVREGKAVSWEAARGELEK
- a CDS encoding TonB-dependent receptor, translating into MRHFARYALLLGLFAALFPPGAVPAQEKAGARVRVDYTLPNGDVQPLPGATVKILDGKDRTLREDVTDATGHVALAGLAAGEYTALVEMTGFRTTRRKIALAGGETDAVFPVILPLEEITAAITVNAETSKDDIKRPELPETLKQQLLKSAPLVNERFQDALPLVPGVVRGPDGLLSLNGARPSQSGLLVQSVNVTDPVTGQYAMELPLEAIERVQVYSNPYAAEFGKFTGAVTTIETHQGSNKKKFLFTNFFPRLRVRDGTIRGFESFTPRLAVSGPIVKDRLWISQHFEYRFILTEVPSLPELHNETQLETFDSFTRMDWAPTATHRLSSIFSVYPQNLKWVNLDTFHPQEVTPNFRQRGFFLALSDNWIVGGSSLLETNFSIKQYDAHIYPNVEAPMVITPEGWEGGYYNNQDRYSRRYELSQTYTFTQRRWKGLHDLKAGYVVSRLKYDGDDRRRPVEILRENGTRSQILDYLGGTGLEQKAWELTTFLQDKWQIGAPVTLSLGVRLDWDSIARRVNVAPRFGVSFLPVPSSTKTVIRAGCGLFYDKIPLSTAVFDQYQQMRVTTFGPDGHTLIGTPLTYANVIRDGRIRNPYAFQWNVEIDREILPGLLARVGYQWRRTHDDLVLNPVTSPTPQLVLANAGDQNYREWLFSVKYQLGERFDASVSYVHSSAKGNLNSYELFLGNYRYPVVRPDEYGPLPHDTPDRLLVSGSISFPWGIIAYPVLDLRKGFPYSNVNEDQDFVGPRNEAGRFPRFLSLDVQIVKKVKIKFLKQKWNCRIGVKIFNITNHWNPRDVQNNLDSPTYGTFYNSIGRTFRGKFEIDF